A genome region from Megalobrama amblycephala isolate DHTTF-2021 linkage group LG16, ASM1881202v1, whole genome shotgun sequence includes the following:
- the bace2 gene encoding beta-secretase 2, protein MRLYGLLLLSLSFWTSHAVFKIPLKIFAGNFNASAQLDLRPLRRDEGAAESGLSLASDPAGIVNFLDMIDNLKGDSGRGYYMQMVIGTPGQTLNILVDTGSSNFAVAAAAHPYITHYYNRALSSTYQSTGRAVAVKYTQGEWDGELGTDHITIPQGPSGTITINIAAILTSEGFFLPGINWQGILGLAYPLLARPDPSVEPFFNSVVRQTGIPDVFSLQMCGAGVSASTTADPAGGSLIMGGVEPTLYQGSVWYTPVLEEWYYQVEVLKLEVGDQNLNLDCKEYNSDKAIVDSGTTLLRLPGNVFSAVMEAIMQTSLIEDFSAGFFDGTKLACWMRGESPLRLFPKLSIYLRATNTSQSFRITILPQLYVQPVTDIDGTLDCFRFGISPSANGLVIGATVMEGFYVIFDRAQKRVGFAVSTCAENGGVPFAEIAGPFPAEGVTSDCTSGVSLREPMMWVIAYGLMGICAVVLIILLVLLVLPCRCHRDGEITDESSLVRHRIK, encoded by the exons ATGCGGCTCTACGGTCTCCTGCtactctctctttccttctggACGTCTCATGCAGTGTTCAAAATACCTTTAAAGATATTTGCTGGGAACTTCAACGCGTCTGCACAGCTGGACCTCCGGCCTCTGAGACGGGATGAAGGCGCCGCGGAGAGCGGACTGTCCCTGGCTTCAGATCCGGCCGGGATTGTCAACTTTCTGGACATGATCGATAATTTAAAAGGAGACTCTGGCAGGGGGTATTACATGCAGATGGTCATTGGGACTCCTGGACAAACG CTGAACATCCTGGTTGATACTGGAAGCAGCAACTTTGCTGTAGCTGCAGCAGCACATCCTTACATCACACACTACTATAACAGAGCACT TTCTAGTACATATCAGAGCACTGGGAGAGCAGTTGCAGTAAAATACACACAGGGAGAATGGGACGGAGAACTGGGAACTGACCACATCACCATTCCTCAAGGGCCCAGTGGTACCATCACCATCAACATAGCTGCAATCCTCACCTCAGAAGGCTTCTTCCTGCCTGGAATCAATTGGCAGGGAATTCTTGGACTTGCATATCCTCTACTGGCTCGG CCCGACCCATCCGTGGAGCCCTTCTTCAACTCTGTTGTGCGGCAGACTGGCATTCCAGATGTGTTTTCTCTCCAGATGTGTGGAGCAGGGGTCTCTGCCAGCACTACAGCTGACCCAGCAGGTGGAAGCCTG ATCATGGGAGGAGTGGAGCCAACCTTGTACCAGGGTTCAGTCTGGTACACACCAGTCCTGGAAGAGTGGTACTATCAAGTGGAAGTCTTGAAGCTTGAAGTTGGAGACCAAAATTTAAACCTAGATTGCAAAGAG TACAACTCGGATAAAGCCATTGTGGATAGCGGGACGACTCTACTGCGACTTCCCGGAAATGTGTTTAGTGCTGTGATGGAGGCTATTATGCAAACATCATTG ATTGAGGATTTCTCAGCTGGATTTTTTGACGGCACTAAGCTTGCATGTTGGATGAGAGGAGAATCACCATTGAGGCTTTTTCCGAAACTCTCAATCTACCTCAGAGCAACGAACACCAGCCAGTCCTTCCGCATCACCATCCTCCCACAG CTGTACGTCCAGCCGGTCACAGATATCGACGGCACATTGGACTGTTTCCGTTTCGGAATCTCCCCTTCAGCCAACGGATTAGTCATTGGAGCCACTGTGATGGAGGGCTTCTACGTCATCTTTGACCGCGCACAAAAGAGGGTGGGCTTTGCTGTTAGCACATGTGCAG AAAACGGCGGTGTACCATTTGCAGAGATCGCAGGGCCTTTCCCAGCTGAGGGCGTAACGTCAGACTGCACAAGCGGCGTGTCTCTTAGGGAGCCTATGATGTGGGTGATCGCATACGGTCTGATGGGCATATGTGCGGTGGTTCTGATCATACTCCTCGTCCTGCTCGTCCTGCCCTGCCGATGCCACAGAGACGGCGAGATCACGGACGAGTCCTCGCTGGTGCGGCATCGCATCAAGTGA